In a single window of the Zea mays cultivar B73 chromosome 5, Zm-B73-REFERENCE-NAM-5.0, whole genome shotgun sequence genome:
- the LOC100278639 gene encoding Galactan beta-1,4-galactosyltransferase GALS1, with the protein MKYNTRKDASGGGGGAPFAIPCVDIKSFVASLAFLTLFVVFWQLQPYGSVLTAARTSASPPCTLLPTTAAIDLASPDTTSSTAAKTDQPAAAAAVSATAAGANAAPVWLAKAARPARPEDPNKRVFRPYGSAAALFVQMGAYRGGPRTFAIVGLASKPTHVFGTPYFKCEWLPNPTAGDPSPRPVRTKAYKMLPDWGYGRVYTVVVVNCTFPSNPNARNAGGKLLVHAYYSTASRRHERFVALEEAPGSYDESRFSPPFQYDYLYCGSSLYGNLSASRVREWVAYHARFLGPRSHFVLHDAGGISPEVKAVLDPWVRAGRVTVQDIRAQAEYDGYYYNQFLVVNDCLHRYRHAANWTFFFDVDEYLYLPNGQKLAEVIGQLSGYSQFTIEQNPMSSKLCLQDPSRNYSREWGFEKLVFRNSITKVRRDRKYVIQGRNVYSAGVHMSQNLYGRTTHKTEGLIRYYHYHDSINVMGEPCREFVPMPANGSKTMFEGVPYVYDDNMKRLAGEIKRFEKVTLGSART; encoded by the exons ATGAAGTATAACACGAGGAAAGACGCgagcggtggcggtggcggcgcgCCGTTTGCCATCCCATGCGTCGACATCAAGTCGTTCGTGGCCTCGCTCGCCTTCCTCACGCTGTTCGTCGTGTTCTGGCAGCTCCAGCCCTACGGCTCCGTGCTCACCGCGGCTCGCACCTCCGCCTCGCCCCCTTGCACCCTCCTCCCCACAACCGCTGCCATCGACCTCGCCTCTCCTGATACCACCAGCAGCACTGCCGCAAAGACGGACcaaccggcggcggcggcggctgtttCAGCTACTGCCGCCGGCGCAAATGCTGCCCCGGTGTGGTTGGCAAAGGCAGCGAGGCCGGCGCGGCCGGAAGATCCGAACAAGCGCGTGTTCCGGCCGTACGGTAGCGCGGCGGCGCTGTTCGTGCAGATGGGCGCGTACCGGGGCGGGCCGCGGACGTTCGCCATCGTGGGGCTGGCGTCCAAGCCCACCCACGTGTTCGGCACCCCCTACTTCAAGTGCGAGTGGCTGCCCAACCCCACCGCCGGCGACCCCTCGCCGCGCCCCGTCCGGACCAAGGCGTACAAGATGCTCCCGGACTGGGGCTACGGCCGCGTCTACACCGTGGTCGTCGTCAACTGCACGTTCCCCTCCAACCCCAACGCCAGGAACGCCGGCGGCAAGCTGCTCGTCCACGCCTACTACTCCACCGCCTCCCGCCGGCACGAGCGCTTCGTCGCGCTGGAGGAGGCGCCGGGCTCCTACGACGAGTCCCGCTTCAGCCCGCCGTTCCAGTACGACTACCTCTACTGCGGCTCGTCGCTATACGGCAACCTCAGCGCCAGCCGAGTGCGCGAGTGGGTGGCATACCACGCGCGCTTCTTGGGGCCCAGGTCGCACTTCGTACTCCATGACGCCGGCGGCATCAGCCCGGAGGTGAAGGCGGTGCTGGATCCGTGGGTCAGGGCCGGCCGGGTCACCGTGCAGGACATCCGGGCGCAGGCGGAGTACGACGGATACTACTACAACCAGTTCTTGGTGGTGAACGACTGCTTGCACCGGTACCGGCACGCCGCCAATTGGACCTTCTTCTTCGACGTCGACGAGTACCTTTACCTGCCCAACGGGCAGAAGCTCGCCGAAGTGATCGGCCAGCTCTCGGGTTACTCTCAGTTCACCATTGAGCAGAATCCCATGTCCAGCAAGCTCTGCCTGCAGGATCCGAGCAGGAATTACTCAAG AGAATGGGGATTTGAGAAACTCGTCTTCCGGAACTCGATCACCAAAGTTCGCCGGGATCGCAAGTACGTCATCCAGGGCCGGAACGTGTACTCAGCCGGTGTGCACATGTCGCAGAACCTCTACGGGAGGACGACCCACAAGACGGAGGGCCTGATCAGATACTACCACTACCACGACTCCATCAACGTCATGGGAGAGCCTTGCCGTGAGTTCGTGCCAATGCCAGCGAACGGCAGCAAGACGATGTTCGAAGGGGTTCCCTATGTATACGACGATAACATGAAGCGATTGGCTGGCGAGATCAAACGGTTTGAGAAGGTAACCCTTGGATCAGCTCGGACATAG